The genomic DNA TGCGAGTACTCTGCCGCTGGTGTCCGACACTTCGTGGTCCTCACAGGATTCTTGGCAGACAAGGTCGAAGCACATCTTGGAGATGGTTCACGGTTTGGTGTGGAGATCAAGTACTCATCAGACCCTGACGGACGCAAGGTAGGAAATGCAGGAGCGATACTCAATGCGCTCAACAACGGGACAATTGACAGCAGGATGACAGCAATAGTCCACAATCCTGACGACATGATTGTGGGACTGAAGCGACCATGTGCCGATGTCTTTCTTGAGGGACATCTCAGGGCTAGGAAAAGGGGATGCATAGCCACCTTTATTGTCGTACCAGCGACTCCCTACTCATACTCGGGCATGATAATCCAAAAGGGACGCATAACAGACATCGTCAAGTACCCGATGATTGCAGTCCCGGCTCACACTGGTATCACGGTGTTCGACCCTCCGGTCTACGACTACTTCCGTCGGCTCGTGTCGCTCGAGGTGGAGTCGTCATTTGAGAACGTGGTCGCGCCAGCGATTGCCAGAGATGGACTGCTCTATGCTCTTAACATCCCACCAGAGAGCTGGATTCCAGTCAACGACCGGAAGGGAATCGAGGCGGCCAGAAGAGCCCTTGGATGCGCGTAAGTGTCTGCCTGTCGTCGCTAGCAAGATGTAGCTCTCCGATACTCTTAACTCTCCCTGTGCCGGCGGGTGAGAAAGTCGCCCATGCGGGGTCAACCAAAGATGCGGACCGTAATCATCCCCACCATCAATGAAGAAGAGAACATTGGTCGGATTATTGAGGCGGTCTATCGGTACATGGGTGATGAAGTGGCGGTACTGGTCATTGACGACAATAGCAGCGACGGCACACATGCTTTAGTTCAGTCCGCAGCAGTCCGGCATCCTCTGGTGCGTCTGGTTGTGCGAAGGAATGAGAGAGGTCTCGGGACGGCGATAAGAAGAGGAGCTCAGGAGGCGGCCGAAGGGCCAGTCGTGGTAATGGATGCAGACTTCTCCCACGATGTGACGAAGCTCCCGATGCTCTTTGCCGGAATTGAAGAGGGCTACGACGTCGTGGTTGGGTCGAGGTATATGCCGGGTGGCAAGACCGTGGGATGGCCTGCTCACAGGATTCTTGTCAGCCGGGGTGCGATGCTCATTGCGAAACTACTTCTCGGTGCGCCACTGAAGGACTCTATGAGCAACTATGCTGCATTCAGGTCCGGCAAGATTCTTGTCCGTGGGGTCCATCACTCTGGTTACAAGTACCTGCTTGAGGTGCTCGCAACCGTGCCCGGTCTGCGCGTAAAGGAAGTGCCCATAGTCTTTAGAGACCGTACACGCGGAAGTAGCAAACTCGGAGGCAAGACGATTCTGCTGTATCTGTCACTGGTGTTAAAGCTGTTCGCACGCAAACAGAGAGTGCATGTCCGGTTGTCCTGAAATGAGATGGTCACCAATGAGTGTGAAGTTGAACAGACATGTCCTTGTGGCAGACTGCCTGATTGTCCTGTCGCTGACTATGAATATCGCTCTGATTCTACTCATGCGCTTCTTTGGCTCTCTCATGTACCAGTTCTTTCTGGTATTCTATGCATGGGCCGCAGTCTACATCCTCTTCATTGCAGCCCTCATCAACAGGCAACGCTTTCCTGCCAATACTGCCACCTGGCCACGGTTCATAGTGTGTGTCGCTATAGTGTCGGTCGTCGCGACTAGACTGGTGTTCATAGGGATGGAGCACCAGATCTCTCTGGATGCGAGGTGGTACATGGACTTCGGTATGTTCATGAGGACAGGCAATGTGCCTTACTTCGACTTCTACTTTCCATACCCTCCTGTCTTCGCCTACGTGATACTTGTCACCACAACCCTATGGAACAGTGTGATGGCTTTTCGACTCCTTGCAACTGGTATGGATGTCATTGTTGCACTCCTACTGACTCGTATTGCTCGTCACCATGTGGGGCCTTCTTGGTCTCTCGTCGTAGCGCTCGCATACGCGTTCCTTCCAATGTCAATCATCGAGTCTGGATGGAACGGTCACTTCGAACCGCTGGTGAATGTATTCGTCCTCTCTTCGGTCTGGTTCATCATGAACGGACGCTATCGTTGGGCAGGTGTGTCGATTGGGGTTGCGGTCGCGACGAAGTTCTACCCTGCCTTTCTGTATCCGATACTCCTCTTTCGAAGTCCCAGCCGGACAGAGAAGATACAATTGACAGTCTGCGCATTGGTATCCGGGTTGCTGTCACTCATACCGGTGCTGGTAGTGCACTTGGTCTGGCCGGGTCCATCGTCGGTGAACGGCTCCTCCAGCACTGGTCAGTTGCCCACCCCCATGATGACCCTTATTAGAACGCTAACAGGGCTCCTGTCTTCCTCTGGGCTAGTCAATGCTCTTGCCATACTCTTGATAGCGGCCATGTCCATCATGATGTTCAGGGAGATGCAGACCGATGACGATGAGGGCAGGAATAGGCGGTTCAACTGGACCGCCCTTGCACTTGGTGCACTCTTGATCATTCTCGGACTGGCCGCGGCCATATACCCGCTCAGCTTGGAGTCTCGCATGGTCTACTGGCGATATCCCGCGGATGTGGGCATCGTACGGGGAATCACAACCGTATCCTTGGGCAGTCTAGTCGCTCATGAGGCCTATCAGAACCTTCGAAATCGGTCTTCTAGACCTGTCTCACGGGAGTCCATGTTCTTCTTGGCGTGTGGTACCATACTACTGCTTGCCTCAATGTTGCGCGATGTCTTCTACGGATGGTATCTGCTGTGGTCACTTCCTCTGTTCCTAGTCCTGAAGAACCGGAAGCTTGGCCTGACCCTTGTCTTGTGTCTGCTCTTGGTCTATCCTTGCTTCACCCATGACAACTTTGCAGGATTGGGTTTCGACGAGCCACGCATCTGGAGCGACGACCCTGTAAGCTCCTATGGATGGACCGGGAACGTGTCAGGCGTTCCATCCCTTAACACCAGCCTAGTGACATATGGTGTGCTCACGACCAACGACACGACTCGCTTCTGGTTCGACACAACTTCCTTGAAGTCCAGTGAAGTGGAGAATCTCTCGATAGAACTCGTCAGGCAGGTCCAGATACCTCTCGATGTCACAACCGAGTTCGTTGCGCTCATAGCAGCAAGCTGGAACCCTACCTTTGGGCCATGCTCGTTTCTGACTCTCAACTACACCGGGACTGATGGCACGGGAAAGGCAGTCAACGGTTCCATAATCTCAACAACGAACATATTTACAAACCTGACACACATCCTGTGGCGTCATGCCTTTGTGGCTGATTATCCTAGTCTGGTCAATGGCACAATAACCGAGTTGCGGTTGGTGATGCATCCTCAGAAGGCAGTGGGTGCCAGCTACTCTATCGACTTCTTCTATACGACCACCGGCGGACCTCTCAGCCCCGTCTTCTTCGTTTCTGCACCGATGCTATTGGCAGCCAGCTTGGTCGCCTATGTGGTTCTCAGACGGGAGTTCAACATTGGCCTGGGTCCTGAACACGGTTGAGTCTTGTATAGACTAGCACACATACGGTTCTATGAGGCCCGGACGCCCGTGGACACAGGGTGCAGGTTGCAATCGAACACACACTGAACGCTGCACAGGCTTATATTGCCGCCTTCCTGAGGTCTCGCTGGTTTTCGCGTTGAATCCAAGAGAGACCTCACGTCTTAGTCGTGTGCTCGTCTTTGCTGAACATTTCCCACCATTCTTGGGGTCTGACCGTACGGTGTTCGAACTGTCAAGCCGTCTTGCGGACAGGGGTATCAGGGTCCACTATGTGACTACTCAGCCCCTACGGTATCTCCTCGGAGCTAGGCCTCCTGATTGGTCGTACAAGGAGAACTGGACCAAGGGGCCACCAAAGATACACAGACTGATAAGCGCAGAGTATCTTCTTGTGGGTCCACGGGTGGAGCGGCTGTGGCGTCGATTCGTTCCGCTCGCTTATCTCCTGACCGTCGTCTTGTTCATAATGAGGTCTCTATGGACTGCTGCCCACTTCAAGCCAGATGTCATGATAGGAGTGCATGCTACGCCCATCGTCGGTCTTGTTGCAGCGGCTACCTCCCGCATGACGATGTGCCCGCTGCTCATGGGCTGCCCTGACTGGATGACCGCTTACGCTGCGGGACTGAAAAGCAGCAGTATTAGTTCGATTGGTCCTGTGTTTCTTCAGAAGATTGAGACTGCCCTCTATCGCGTGTCTGACCGGGTGTTTGCATCGACACATTTCCTGAAGAGATTACTAGTAAGCCATGGAGTGCG from Candidatus Thorarchaeota archaeon includes the following:
- a CDS encoding polyprenol monophosphomannose synthase encodes the protein MRGQPKMRTVIIPTINEEENIGRIIEAVYRYMGDEVAVLVIDDNSSDGTHALVQSAAVRHPLVRLVVRRNERGLGTAIRRGAQEAAEGPVVVMDADFSHDVTKLPMLFAGIEEGYDVVVGSRYMPGGKTVGWPAHRILVSRGAMLIAKLLLGAPLKDSMSNYAAFRSGKILVRGVHHSGYKYLLEVLATVPGLRVKEVPIVFRDRTRGSSKLGGKTILLYLSLVLKLFARKQRVHVRLS
- a CDS encoding DUF2029 domain-containing protein, with translation MSVKLNRHVLVADCLIVLSLTMNIALILLMRFFGSLMYQFFLVFYAWAAVYILFIAALINRQRFPANTATWPRFIVCVAIVSVVATRLVFIGMEHQISLDARWYMDFGMFMRTGNVPYFDFYFPYPPVFAYVILVTTTLWNSVMAFRLLATGMDVIVALLLTRIARHHVGPSWSLVVALAYAFLPMSIIESGWNGHFEPLVNVFVLSSVWFIMNGRYRWAGVSIGVAVATKFYPAFLYPILLFRSPSRTEKIQLTVCALVSGLLSLIPVLVVHLVWPGPSSVNGSSSTGQLPTPMMTLIRTLTGLLSSSGLVNALAILLIAAMSIMMFREMQTDDDEGRNRRFNWTALALGALLIILGLAAAIYPLSLESRMVYWRYPADVGIVRGITTVSLGSLVAHEAYQNLRNRSSRPVSRESMFFLACGTILLLASMLRDVFYGWYLLWSLPLFLVLKNRKLGLTLVLCLLLVYPCFTHDNFAGLGFDEPRIWSDDPVSSYGWTGNVSGVPSLNTSLVTYGVLTTNDTTRFWFDTTSLKSSEVENLSIELVRQVQIPLDVTTEFVALIAASWNPTFGPCSFLTLNYTGTDGTGKAVNGSIISTTNIFTNLTHILWRHAFVADYPSLVNGTITELRLVMHPQKAVGASYSIDFFYTTTGGPLSPVFFVSAPMLLAASLVAYVVLRREFNIGLGPEHG